The following coding sequences lie in one Oncorhynchus kisutch isolate 150728-3 linkage group LG27, Okis_V2, whole genome shotgun sequence genomic window:
- the mpz gene encoding myelin protein P0 isoform X3 has protein sequence MLTILALASVILLGIVPQQSEAIVIYTGWERHALVGSDIRLSCSFFSWRWTSDDVTFSWSYRPDGARDAISVFHYTGGAPYVDNKGPFRDRLEFVGNPGRRDGSILLKNLDYGDNGTFTCDAKNPPDIVGRASSVRLLVFEKVPIQAGVITGSIIGAVLGLLLLIVVIYYLMRFLVARRVFNLSVSKHGKKGKGKEGSQQRQIF, from the exons ATGCTGACCATTTTGGCGCTAGCGTCGGTCATACTCCTGGGAATAG TGCCCCAGCAGTCTGAGGCCATCGTCATCTACACGGGCTGGGAGCGTCACGCCCTGGTGGGCTCCGACATCCGTCTTTCCTGCTCCTTCTTCTCCTGGCGCTGGACCTCTGATGACGTCACCTTCTCCTGGAGCTACCGGCCCGACGGTGCCAGGGACGCCATCTCT GTCTTCCACTACACCGGTGGAGCTCCCTACGTAGACAACAAGGGACCCTTCAGAGACAGGCTGGAGTTTGTGGGGAACCCTGGTCGCCGGGACGGATCCATCCTGCTCAAAAACCTAGACTACGGAGACAACGGCACCTTCACCTGCGATGCCAAGAACCCACCTGACATAGTGGGACGCGCCTCCAGTGTCAGACTGCTGGTCTTTGAGAAGG TTCCCATCCAGGCCGGAGTGATCACAGGGTCCATCATCGGTGCAGTGCTGGGTCTGTTGTTGCTGATCGTTGTCATCTACTATCTCATGAGGTTCCTGGTGGCCCGCAGAGTCTTCAACCTCAGTGTCAG caaACATGGAAAGAAAGGGAAGGGTAAAGAGGGATCACAGCAGAGACAG aTTTTCTGA
- the mpz gene encoding myelin protein P0 isoform X2: MLTILALASVILLGIVPQQSEAIVIYTGWERHALVGSDIRLSCSFFSWRWTSDDVTFSWSYRPDGARDAISVFHYTGGAPYVDNKGPFRDRLEFVGNPGRRDGSILLKNLDYGDNGTFTCDAKNPPDIVGRASSVRLLVFEKVPIQAGVITGSIIGAVLGLLLLIVVIYYLMRFLVARRVFNLSVSKHGKKGKGKEGSQQRQPWRPPPVTCLPLTS; the protein is encoded by the exons ATGCTGACCATTTTGGCGCTAGCGTCGGTCATACTCCTGGGAATAG TGCCCCAGCAGTCTGAGGCCATCGTCATCTACACGGGCTGGGAGCGTCACGCCCTGGTGGGCTCCGACATCCGTCTTTCCTGCTCCTTCTTCTCCTGGCGCTGGACCTCTGATGACGTCACCTTCTCCTGGAGCTACCGGCCCGACGGTGCCAGGGACGCCATCTCT GTCTTCCACTACACCGGTGGAGCTCCCTACGTAGACAACAAGGGACCCTTCAGAGACAGGCTGGAGTTTGTGGGGAACCCTGGTCGCCGGGACGGATCCATCCTGCTCAAAAACCTAGACTACGGAGACAACGGCACCTTCACCTGCGATGCCAAGAACCCACCTGACATAGTGGGACGCGCCTCCAGTGTCAGACTGCTGGTCTTTGAGAAGG TTCCCATCCAGGCCGGAGTGATCACAGGGTCCATCATCGGTGCAGTGCTGGGTCTGTTGTTGCTGATCGTTGTCATCTACTATCTCATGAGGTTCCTGGTGGCCCGCAGAGTCTTCAACCTCAGTGTCAG caaACATGGAAAGAAAGGGAAGGGTAAAGAGGGATCACAGCAGAGACAG CCCTGGAGACCGCCCCCCGTCACTTGCCTCCCCCTTACCTCCTAA
- the mpz gene encoding myelin protein P0 isoform X4: MLTILALASVILLGIVPQQSEAIVIYTGWERHALVGSDIRLSCSFFSWRWTSDDVTFSWSYRPDGARDAISVFHYTGGAPYVDNKGPFRDRLEFVGNPGRRDGSILLKNLDYGDNGTFTCDAKNPPDIVGRASSVRLLVFEKVPIQAGVITGSIIGAVLGLLLLIVVIYYLMRFLVARRVFNLSVSKHGKKGKGKEGSQQRQ; encoded by the exons ATGCTGACCATTTTGGCGCTAGCGTCGGTCATACTCCTGGGAATAG TGCCCCAGCAGTCTGAGGCCATCGTCATCTACACGGGCTGGGAGCGTCACGCCCTGGTGGGCTCCGACATCCGTCTTTCCTGCTCCTTCTTCTCCTGGCGCTGGACCTCTGATGACGTCACCTTCTCCTGGAGCTACCGGCCCGACGGTGCCAGGGACGCCATCTCT GTCTTCCACTACACCGGTGGAGCTCCCTACGTAGACAACAAGGGACCCTTCAGAGACAGGCTGGAGTTTGTGGGGAACCCTGGTCGCCGGGACGGATCCATCCTGCTCAAAAACCTAGACTACGGAGACAACGGCACCTTCACCTGCGATGCCAAGAACCCACCTGACATAGTGGGACGCGCCTCCAGTGTCAGACTGCTGGTCTTTGAGAAGG TTCCCATCCAGGCCGGAGTGATCACAGGGTCCATCATCGGTGCAGTGCTGGGTCTGTTGTTGCTGATCGTTGTCATCTACTATCTCATGAGGTTCCTGGTGGCCCGCAGAGTCTTCAACCTCAGTGTCAG caaACATGGAAAGAAAGGGAAGGGTAAAGAGGGATCACAGCAGAGACAG TGA
- the LOC109871624 gene encoding sodium/potassium-transporting ATPase subunit alpha-2 — MGKGSGAENGGGKKKKKERDLEELKKEVSMDDHKISLDDLERRYTVDLARGLTNAKALEVLARDGPNVLTPPPTTPEWVKFCRQLFGGFSLLLWIGAILCFLAYSIQVATEDEPANDNLYLGVVLSAVVIITGCFSYYQEAKSSRIMDSFKNMVPQQALVIREGEKMTINAELLVRGDLVEIKGGDRIPADLRVVSAAGCKVDNSSLTGESEPQTRTTEFTHENPLETRNIAFFSTNCVEGTAHGVVVGTGDHTVMGRIATLASGLETGQTPINMEIEHFIHLITGVAVFLGVSFFILAIILGYTWLEAVIFLIGIIVANVPEGLLATVTVCLTLTAKRMAKKNCLVKNLEAVETLGSTSTICSDKTGTLTQNRMTVAHMWFDNMIHEADTTEDQSGATFDKSSATWHSLSHVAGLCNRAEFKAGQDNFPILKRDTAGDASESALLKCIELSCGCVRSMRNRYPKVGEIPFNSTNKYQLSIHEHEDNENGHLLVMKGAPERILDRCSTIMIHGQEVPMDANWNEAFQSAYMELGGLGERVLGFCHLPLSPAQFPRGFTFDCEDVNFPTEGLCFVGLMSMIDPPRAAVPDAVGKCRSAGIKVIMVTGDHPITAKAIAKGVGIISEGNETVEDIAERLNIPLSQVNPRDAKACVVHGGDLKDMSAEYLDDLLRNHTEIVFARTSPQQKLIIVEGCQRTGAIVAVTGDGVNDSPALKKADIGVAMGIAGSDVSKQAADMILLDDNFASIVTGVEEGRLIFDNLKKSIAYTLTSNIPEISPFLLFIIASIPLPLGTVTILCIDLGTDMVPAISLAYETAESDIMKRQPRCPKTDKLVNDRLISMAYGQIGMIQAIAGFFTYFVILAENGFWPGTLLGIRLNWDDRANNEVEDSYGQQWTYEQRKVIEFTCHTSFFASIVVVQWADLVICKTRRNSVFQQGMKNRILIFGLFAETALAAFLSYCPGMDIALRMYPLKVSWWFCALPYSVLIFIYDEIRKLIIRRCPGGWVEQETYY; from the exons ATGGGGAAAGGG AGTGGTGCCGAAAATGGAGgaggaaagaagaagaagaaggagagggacTTGGAAGAGCTCAAGAAGGAGGTGTCCATG GATGATCACAAGATATCATTAGACGATCTGGAAAGGCGCTACACAGTCGACTTGGCtcgg GGTTTGACCAATGCCAAGGCTCTGGAGGTGCTGGCCAGGGATGGGCCCAACGTGCTTACCCCCCCTCCCACCACGCCAGAGTGGGTGAAGTTCTGCCGTCAGCTGTTCGGGGGCTTCTCCTTGCTCCTCTGGATCGGTGCCATCCTCTGCTTCCTGGCCTACAGTATCCAAGTGGCCACTGAAGACGAGCCAGCCAATGACAAC TTGTACCTGGGAGTGGTTCTGTCAGCTGTGGTCATCATCACTGGCTGTTTCTCTTACTACCAAGAGGCCAAGAGCTCCCGCATTATGGACTCATTCAAGAACATGGTTCCTCAG CAAGCCCTGGTgatcagggagggagagaaaatgaCAATCAATGCAGAGCTTTTGGTGAGGGGAGACCTGGTGGAGATCAAAGGAGGAGACCGGATCCCTGCCGACCTCCGAGTTGTCTCCGCTGCTGGCTGCAAG gTGGATAACTCTTCTCTGACTGGGGAGTCAGAGCCTCAGACACGCACAACAGAGTTCACCCATGAAAACCCCCTGGAGACTCGAAACATCGCCTTCTTCTCCACCAACTGTGTGGAGG gcaCAGCCCATGGTGTAGTAGTAGGTACCGGTGACCATACAGTGATGGGCCGTATTGCCACCCTGGCCTCGGGGCTGGAGACAGGCCAGACTCCCATCAACATGGAGATTGAGCACTTCATCCACCTGATCACAGGCGTGGCTGTGTTCCTGGGGGTGTCCTTCTTCATCCTGGCCATCATCCTGGGGTACACCTGGCTGGAGGCTGTCATCTTCCTCATCGGCATCATCGTGGCCAATGTACCAGAGGGTCTGCTGGCTACCGTCACT gtTTGTCTCACCCTCACTGCCAAGCGCATGGCCAAGAAGAACTGCCTGGTCAAGAATCTGGAAGCTGTGGAGACCCTGGGTTCTACCTCCACCATCTGTTCCGACAAGACAGGGACCCTGACCCAGAACCGCATGACCGTGGCCCACATGTGGTTTGACAACATGATCCATGAGGCCGACACTACGGAGGACCAGTCTG GTGCCACCTTTGACAAGAGCTCAGCTACATGGCACTCTCTGTCTCACGTGGCTGGACTCTGCAACCGCGCTGAGTTCAAAGCTGGGCAGGATAACTTCCCCATCCTCAAG AGGGACACTGCTGGCGACGCATCAGAGTCTGCGCTGTTGAAATGTATCGAGCTCTCCTGTGGGTGTGTCCGCTCTATGAGAAACAGATACCCCAAGGTGGGAGAGATTCCCTTCAACTCGACCAACAAGTACCAG CTTTCCATTCATGAACATGAAGACAATGAAAATGGCCACCTACTCGTTATGAAGGGAGCACCTGAGAGAATACTGGACAG GTGTAGCACCATCATGATCCACGGTCAGGAGGTTCCAATGGATGCCAACTGGAACGAAGCTTTCCAGAGTGCctacatggagctgggagggctgggagagagagttCTAG ggttCTGTCACTTGCCACTGTCTCCGGCCCAGTTCCCTCGGGGGTTCACCTTCGACTGTGAAGATGTCAACTTCCCTACGGAAGGACTGTGTTTCGTGGGCCTCATGTCCATGATTGACCCTCCCCGCGCTGCCGTGCCCGACGCTGTGGGGAAGTGCCGCTCTGCTGGGATTAAG GTTATCATGGTGACAGGCGACCATCCAATCACTGCTAAAGCCATCGCTAAAGGTGTGGGCATCATCTCCGAGGGCAACGAGACTGTGGAGGATATCGCTGAAAGGCTGAATATTCCACTGAGCCAAGTcaaccccag GGATGCCAAGGCCTGTGTGGTGCACGGGGGGGACCTGAAGGACATGAGCGCAGAATACTTGGATGACCTGCTCAGGAACCACACTGAGATAGTGTTCGCCCGCACCTCACCTCAGCAGAAACTCATCATCGTAGAGGGCTGCCAGAGAACG GGGGCAATTGTTGCGGTTACTGGGGACGGAGTGAACGACTCACCTGCCCTGAAGAAGGCTGATATCGGGGTTGCCATGGGGATCGCTGGGTCTGACGTCTCCAAGCAGGCTGCTGACATGATCCTCCTGGACGACAACTTCGCCTCTATCGTCACAGGAGTGGAGGAag GCCGTCTGATCTTTGATAATTTGAAAAAGTCCATTGCCTACACTCTGACCAGTAACATTCCAGAGATCAgccccttcctcctcttcatcattgCCAGTATTCCCCTGCCTCTGGGCACTGTCACCATCCTCTGTATCGATCTGGGAACTGACATG GTTCCTGCTATCTCATTGGCCTACGAGACGGCTGAGAGTGACATCATGAAGCGTCAGCCCCGGTGCCCAAAGACGGACAAGCTGGTGAACGACAGACTGATCAGCATGGCCTACGGACAGATAG gtatgATCCAGGCCATAGCAGGTTTCTTCACCTACTTTGTGATCCTGGCTGAGAATGGTTTCTGGCCAGGGACCCTCCTTGGCATCCGTCTGAACTGGGATGACCGTGCTAACAACGAGGTGGAAGACAGCTATGGACAGCAGTGG ACCTATGAGCAGCGAAAGGTAATTGAGTTCACCTGTCATACCTCGTTCTTTGCGAGCATCGTGGTGGTGCAATGGGCTGATCTGGTTATCTGCAAGACCAGGAGGAACTCTGTCTTCCAGCAGGGCATGAA GAATCGTATCCTGATCTTTGGCCTGTTTGCTGAGACTGCTCTGGCTGCCTTCCTGTCCTACTGCCCAGGAATGGACATCGCCCTCCGCATGTACCCCTTGAA GGTCTCCTGGTGGTTCTGTGCCCTCCCATACAGTGTACTCATCTTCATCTATGATGAGATCCGCAAGCTCATCATCAGGAGGTGTCCTGGAG GTTGGGTGGAACAGGAGACTTATTATTAA
- the mpz gene encoding myelin protein P0 isoform X1, with product MLTILALASVILLGIVPQQSEAIVIYTGWERHALVGSDIRLSCSFFSWRWTSDDVTFSWSYRPDGARDAISVFHYTGGAPYVDNKGPFRDRLEFVGNPGRRDGSILLKNLDYGDNGTFTCDAKNPPDIVGRASSVRLLVFEKVPIQAGVITGSIIGAVLGLLLLIVVIYYLMRFLVARRVFNLSVSKHGKKGKGKEGSQQRQGPTLSIGDPSKLKAAASEKKKQESRKDKK from the exons ATGCTGACCATTTTGGCGCTAGCGTCGGTCATACTCCTGGGAATAG TGCCCCAGCAGTCTGAGGCCATCGTCATCTACACGGGCTGGGAGCGTCACGCCCTGGTGGGCTCCGACATCCGTCTTTCCTGCTCCTTCTTCTCCTGGCGCTGGACCTCTGATGACGTCACCTTCTCCTGGAGCTACCGGCCCGACGGTGCCAGGGACGCCATCTCT GTCTTCCACTACACCGGTGGAGCTCCCTACGTAGACAACAAGGGACCCTTCAGAGACAGGCTGGAGTTTGTGGGGAACCCTGGTCGCCGGGACGGATCCATCCTGCTCAAAAACCTAGACTACGGAGACAACGGCACCTTCACCTGCGATGCCAAGAACCCACCTGACATAGTGGGACGCGCCTCCAGTGTCAGACTGCTGGTCTTTGAGAAGG TTCCCATCCAGGCCGGAGTGATCACAGGGTCCATCATCGGTGCAGTGCTGGGTCTGTTGTTGCTGATCGTTGTCATCTACTATCTCATGAGGTTCCTGGTGGCCCGCAGAGTCTTCAACCTCAGTGTCAG caaACATGGAAAGAAAGGGAAGGGTAAAGAGGGATCACAGCAGAGACAG gGCCCAACTCTCTCCATCGGAGACCCGTCCAAGCTGAAGGCCGCCGCCTCAGAAAAGAAGAAGCAGGAGTCGCGCAAGGATAAGAAATAG